The DNA region TCGTCGCCCTCGCCCAGAGCGGGCGCATCCAGGGCAAGATCGACGACCAGAAGATGGAGCAGTTGCTCAAGGAACTCCAGCCCGAGAAGAAGAGCTTCGACATCAAGCGCCGCTAGGATGGACGAGTCGACGCCCCGGTCACTCCGTCTCGGCCTCCTCTACAGCGGCGGCAAGGACTCGACACTCGCCGCACTCCTGCTCGAGGACTTCTACGACGTGACGCTGACGACGGCCACCTTCGGCGTCACCGACGACTGGACCTACGCGCGAGACACGGCTCGTTCGCTCGGCTTCACGTTCGAGAAGCTCGAGCTCGATCCAGACGTCGCGACCGAGGCCGTCGAGACGATTCGAACCGACGGCTTCCCGCGAAACGGAATCCAGCGGGTCCACCAGCACGCCCTCGAGCGCCTGGCGGGGATGGACTTCGACGCCATCGCCGACGGAACGCGACGCGACGATCGAGTGCCGACGGTCTCGCGTGCCCAGGCCCAGAGCCTCGAGGATCGCTACGACGTCGACTACATCGCACCGCTGTCGGGGTTCGGCCGCCAGGCGGTCGATCGGCTGGTCGAGTCGACTCTCGACGTGACGGTCGGACCGAGCGAGGAGATCACGCGGGCGGATTACGAGGCCGAGTTGCGAGCGCTCATCGCCGAGCGCGACGGTGAGGCGGCGCTCGGGTCGATCTTCCCGGCTCACGAACAGACGCACGTCACGGGCGTGCAGGACTGGAATCGCTGACTCGAGCGGCGTTTTCACCTATAGGAGGGTCTGAAGCACCTCGAGTGCCACCGACGCAATCGAGGTCACCTCCTCGATCATCTCGTCGGAGCCGTACTCGAGGACGATGTACAGCTGGCCGAACTGGAACGCGTTGAACCCGGCGTGGGCGGCGATCGGCACGAAGAGGTTGTCGGTGATCGCGTACAGGTACCCGAAGATGATCGCGCCGCCGGTGACGACCAGCAGCGAGGCGAAGACGCCGAACGAGAGCTGGTCGCCGATGGCGTAGACGGGAAGGTGAACGAGCCCGAAGATGACGCTCGTCACGACGACGGCCTGGCGTTTCGTGAACGCTTCGTAGAG from Natronosalvus rutilus includes:
- a CDS encoding DUF7411 family protein, with amino-acid sequence MDESTPRSLRLGLLYSGGKDSTLAALLLEDFYDVTLTTATFGVTDDWTYARDTARSLGFTFEKLELDPDVATEAVETIRTDGFPRNGIQRVHQHALERLAGMDFDAIADGTRRDDRVPTVSRAQAQSLEDRYDVDYIAPLSGFGRQAVDRLVESTLDVTVGPSEEITRADYEAELRALIAERDGEAALGSIFPAHEQTHVTGVQDWNR